One Streptomonospora salina genomic window, TGGCGGCCGGCGCGGCCGTCCACAGGGCGGGGATCGGGCTTTCGGGCGCCCGACCGGTCGAGCGATCGTGGATACAGACCGTGAATCCGCCTGATCACGGCGTGTTCCCGCGATCCCCGGAGGTAACCGTGCCCGTCGCTCGCTCTCCCCGTCCCCGCCCCCGCGCGTGCCCTAGGCGCACCGCCGTCCCCCGTTCCCGCCGCCGGTCCGCGCGGGCGTCGTCGCGCGCGCGGACCGCAGCGGCCCTGCCCGGGGCCGCCGCGCTGCTGAGCGGCGTCGTCCGTGCACGTCCGCGTGCCGCGGGGCGCGGCGACCGCGGCATGTCCACGGCCGAGTACGCCCTCGGAACCGTGACCGCCTGTGCGTTCGCCGCGGTGCTGTTCGCGATCCTCACCAGCGACGAAGTCCGCGACGTCGTTACCCGGATCGTCACCGATGCGCTGCAGATCGACGGTTGACCGCGGAGGTGTGACCGCCGAGACCGCTGCCGCCCTGCCCAGCCTGGCGCTCGTGCTCGGCGTCGCCCTTGCCGCGATCCAGGCCGCCGCCGCGCACGTGGCCTGCGTCGACGCTGCACGCGTGGGCGCGCGTGCGCTGGCTCGCGGCGATCCCGAGCACGCCGTCCGGGCCGCCGCGACCGACACCGCGCCCGGTTCCGCCGACGTCGCGCTGTCCGAGGGCGGCGGCATGGCACACGTGACCGTCACGGCCCCGGTGGCGCTCGGGCCGCTGATCGACCTGCCCGTTGAAGCCCGTGGCAGCGCCGCCACTCCGCTGGAGGAGGCGCCCGCCGCGACTCCGGCCCCGTACCCCGCCCCGCACCCCGACCCGCGCGGCGGTACCGCCGACCCGGCGGGTCCGACGGGCGCACCGGGCGGCCCCCGCCTGGCGGAGTCCGGCTGAGATGCGCGGGCCGCGGCCGCAGCGCCTGCCGGAACCGTATTGCCGACCCCCGGACCGGCCGCGGCCCGT contains:
- a CDS encoding DUF4244 domain-containing protein encodes the protein MSTAEYALGTVTACAFAAVLFAILTSDEVRDVVTRIVTDALQIDG
- a CDS encoding TadE family type IV pilus minor pilin, yielding MTAETAAALPSLALVLGVALAAIQAAAAHVACVDAARVGARALARGDPEHAVRAAATDTAPGSADVALSEGGGMAHVTVTAPVALGPLIDLPVEARGSAATPLEEAPAATPAPYPAPHPDPRGGTADPAGPTGAPGGPRLAESG